The following are encoded together in the Peromyscus leucopus breed LL Stock chromosome 1, UCI_PerLeu_2.1, whole genome shotgun sequence genome:
- the Ubqln3 gene encoding ubiquilin-3: protein MAKSGEALPQGIPAPAQDSHLIRVTVKTPKDKEDFSVVDTCTIRQLKEEISHRFKAHPNQLVLIFAGKILKDPDSLAQCGVRDGLTVHLVIKMQRRTTGTECPAPPVSTPGPNPGVLPQSSSVYPVDGSPSFNLGVLTGLSGLGLTSGNFSDQPGSLMWQHISVSELVAQLVDDPFIQGLLSNTGLVRQLVLDNPHMQQLIQQNPEIGHILNNPEIMRQTMEFLRNPSMMQEMMRSQDRALSNLESIPGGYNVLRTMYTDIMDPMLNAVQEQFGGNPFATTTASTTTTSSQPSRTENCDPLPNPWTSTYGVSGGRQRRQPGDQDASESRNRLPSFLGNIGLFDYLQQLHETSQSLGPFLQGTVSTPSPSQEAPLSGNRVPPTLPSSPKPGSGQPLPKESVAIKGKSSCPAFLRQSSENSTGQGRSLHDAGKGSTGPSTSLPNLNSQIRDSANRSPFVPTLSSLVAVTAGVPESPWLPPTGYLRPLRPAGTNQVPLTQNEIHQQLPLLLHLQAAMANPRVMQALLQIEQGLQILATEAPRLLLWFMPCLTGLSGVSGGTESREGAVISEDPHTAPAPQVSQAPGSAELGFHSTPFLQVLQALATTNPQQLQLEAHFRVQLEQLRAMGFLNLEANLQALIATGGDVDAAVEKLRKS, encoded by the coding sequence ATGGCTAAAAGTGGAGAGGCTCTACCACAGGGCATCCCAGCGCCAGCCCAGGATTCCCACCTCATCAGGGTGACAGTGAAGACACCCAAGGACAAGGAGGATTTCTCAGTTGTAGACACTTGCACCATCCGGCAGCTGAAGGAAGAGATATCACACCGCTTTAAGGCACATCCAAATCAGCTGGTCCTGATCTTTGCGGGAAAAATCCTCAAGGACCCTGACTCACTGGCACAGTGTGGAGTACGAGATGGCCTCACAGTTCACTTAGTCATCAAGATGCAGCGCCGGACCACAGGCACTGAGTGCCCAGCTCCACCAGTCTCTACTCCAGGCCCAAATCCTGGAGTACTCCCTCAGTCAAGTTCTGTTTACCCTGTGGATGGGTCTCCTTCTTTCAACTTAGGTGTCCTCACAGGCCTCAGTGGGTTGGGTCTGACCTCAGGGAACTTCTCTGACCAGCCAGGCTCACTAATGTGGCAGCACATCTCAGTGTCTGAACTTGTGGCTCAGCTTGTTGATGACCCCTTCATCCAGGGTCTGCTGTCCAACACAGGCCTAGTGCGCCAGCTGGTTCTTGACAATCCTCATATGCAGCAGCTGATCCAGCAGAACCCTGAGATTGGTCATATTCTTAACAACCCTGAGATCATGCGGCAGACGATGGAGTTCCTACGTAATCCTTCCATGATGCAGGAGATGATGCGTAGCCAGGACCGTGCACTCAGTAACCTGGAGAGCATCCCTGGTGGCTACAATGTGCTCCGTACTATGTACACAGATATTATGGATCCCATGCTTAATGCAGTACAGGAACAGTTTGGTGGTAATCCTTTTGCTACTACTACTGctagtaccaccaccaccagcagccaaCCTTCAAGGACAGAGAATTGTGACCCTCTTCCCAACCCATGGACTTCCACATATGGGGTCTCAGGTGGCAGACAAAGAAGACAACCTGGGGACCAGGATGCATCTGAGAGTAGAAATAGGCTTCCAAGCTTTCTGGGTAATATAGGACTCTTTGATTATCTCCAGCAGTTACATGAGACCTCCCAGTCCCTGGGACCCTTTCTGCAGGGTACTGTGTCCACTCCGAGCCCAAGCCAGGAAGCACCACTATCAGGAAACAGAGTTCCTCCAACTTTACCCTCATCCCCAAAACCTGGGTCCGGTCAGCCTCTCCCCAAAGAGTCAGTAGCCATCAAGGGAAAGTCCTCCTGCCCAGCTTTCTTGAGACAGTCATCGGAGAACAGTACTGGACAAGGCAGAAGCCTACATGATGCAGGGAAGGGATCTACTGGCCCGAGCACTAGCCTGCCCAATCTTAACTCTCAGATAAGGGATTCTGCCAACAGGTCGCCATTTGTGCCTACGCTATCTTCCCTTGTGGCAGTCACTGCTGGAGTCCCAGAATCTCCTTGGCTGCCTCCAACAGGTTATCTAAGACCTCTGAGGCCAGCTGGCACAAATCAAGTCCCTCTAACACAGAATGAGATACACCAACAGCTACCACTACTGTTGCACCTTCAGGCAGCCATGGCAAATCCCCGTGTCATGCAAGCCTTGCTGCAGATTGAGCAGGGTCTCCAGATCCTGGCTACCGAAGCACCGCGTCTCCTACTTTGGTTCATGCCCTGCCTAACAGGGTTGAGTGGAGTGTCAGGAGGTACAGAATCTAGAGAAGGTGCTGTCATATCTGAGGATCCCCACACAGCCCCAGCTCCTCAGGTTTCCCAAGCACCGGGTTCTGCAGAGCTAGGCTTCCATTCCACTCCCTTCCTCCAGGTGTTGCAAGCCTTAGCTACTACCAATCCTCAACAGCTACAACTGGAGGCTCACTTCCGGGTGCAACTGGAGCAGTTACGGGCTATGGGCTTTCTGAATCTTGAAGCCAATCTCCAGGCCCTCATTGCTACAGGGGGTGATGTAGATGCTGCTGTGGAGAAGCTGAGGAAGTCTTAG